Proteins encoded in a region of the Chelonoidis abingdonii isolate Lonesome George chromosome 2, CheloAbing_2.0, whole genome shotgun sequence genome:
- the LOC116837031 gene encoding vitelline membrane outer layer protein 1 homolog, giving the protein MGYKGQSAETSAVAHTTSSSCYKMQAIPVLLLVGLAYVSPVFGKREISANGTFSNRQYYSSINVSNGGPWGTWTWIDMCPEHFYAMGYSVKMEEYGGASDDTALNGIRLFCIKINSTSSAVYTIESDSGTFGQWSGITWCPTGFLTAFQLKVEVPEGILDDTAANNIKFRCSSGTIIEGTGGSFGDYGGWSNACTRVGICGIETKQDQYHNVFVDDTALNDVRFFCCD; this is encoded by the exons ATGGGGTATAAAGGACAGAGTGCAGAAACTAGTGCTGTGGCTCACACTACTTCATCCAGCTGTTATAAAATGCAGGCCATTCCTGTTCTCCTATTGGTTGGCTTAGCCTATGTCTCCCCAGTCTTTGGTAAAAGAGAAATCAGCGCTAATGGCACTTTCTCCAACAGACAGTATTACAGCTCAATAAATGTCAGTAATGGAGGACCTTGGGGCACTTGGACATGGATTGATATGTGCCCAGAACATTTCTATGCTATGGGATATAGTGTAAAG ATGGAGGAGTATGGAGGAGCTAGTGATGACACTGCACTAAATGGGATCCGTTTATTTTGCATAAAAATCAACAGTACGAGTAGTGCTGTCTATACTATCGAATCTGATTCTGGAAC GTTTGGGCAATGGTCAGGAATCACTTGGTGTCCAACAGGGTTCCTAACAGCCTTTCAGCTGAAAGTTGAAGTTCCAGAAGGAATTTTAGATGATACAGCTGCTAACAATATCAAATTCCGCTGTAGCAGTGGTACTATCATAGAAGGAACAGGTGGTAGCTTTGGTGATTATGGTGGATGGAGTAATGCCTGCACAAGAGTTGGAATCTGTGGCATTGAAACCAAACAGGACCAATACCATAATGTTTTTGTCGATGACACAGCACTCAATGATGTTCGTTTCTTCTGTTGTGACTGA